A stretch of the Erpetoichthys calabaricus chromosome 3, fErpCal1.3, whole genome shotgun sequence genome encodes the following:
- the elf3 gene encoding ETS-related transcription factor Elf-3 isoform X2, translated as MAATCELSNILTNVMSTMYQTEESQHILCHGPLLGVQLPSEVLAHSSWYTVLPQLWTKNHVLEWISYHVEKTNYDASTLNMSFCSMDGSELSRLSRESFLSIFGPLGDHLYRSLRELSGFDDELNSLFNDISDILPIDDGSQSLLETVRFGTTSLRFQIPRSPDSGGSDSDIDCTDVKPTIMPESFVKTERSDCKPYKRGRGRPRKMSRGAVDCLEVKKSKHSPRGTHLWEFIRDILIYPELNNGLMKWEDRTEGVFKFLKSEAVAQLWGQKKKNSSMTYEKLSRAMRYYYKREILERVDGRRLVYKFGKNSSGWKLGEVAVHS; from the exons ATGGCGGCCACATGCGAACTGAGCAACATCCTCACCAACGTGATGAGCACCATGTACCAGACAGAGGAGTCACAGCATATTCTGTGTCACGGACCACTGCTGGGAGTCCAGCTTCCCAGTGAGGTGCTAG CTCACAGCAGCTGGTATACTGTTCTTCCTCAACTTTGGACTAAGAACCATGTGCTGGAGTGGATCAGCTATCATGTTGAGAAGACCAACTATGATGCCAGCACCTTGAACATGTCCTTCTGCAGCATGGATGGCAGTGAGCTGAGTCGCCTTTCCCGAGAATCCTTTCTCAGTATATTTGGGCCACTTGGTGATCACCTGTACCGCAGTCTGCGTGAGCTCAGTG GCTTTGATGATGAGCTCAATTCCCTCTTTAATGACATCAGTGATATCCTCCCAATAGACGATGGCAGCCAGAGTCTGCTTGAGACTGTCAGATTTGGGACAA CATCCTTGAGGTTTCAGATACCTCGTTCTCCAGACTCCGGTGGAAGTGACTCAGATATTGACTGCACAGATGTCAAGCCAACAATCATGCCAG AATCCTTTGTGAAGACTGAGAGAAGCGACTGCAAACCATATAAAAGAGGGAGGGGAAGGCCCCGCAAGATGAGCCGGGGTGCAGTGGATTGTCTAGAGGTGAAGAAGAGCAAGCATT ctccaagaggaaCTCACTTGTGGGAGTTTATCCGGGACATTCTCATCTACCCAGAACTGAACAACGGGCTCATGAAATGGGAGGACCGCACTGAGGGGGTCTTTAAATTTCTCAAGTCGGAGGCTGTAGCACAGCTGTGGgggcagaagaagaagaacagcagcatgaCGTATGAGAAGCTCAGCCGGGCAATGAG GTACTACTACAAGAGGGAGATCCTGGAGCGTGTGGATGGCCGCAGACTGGTGTACAAGTTTGGCAAGAATTCCAGCGGCTGGAAGCTGGGAGAGGTGGCTGTGCACAGCTAG
- the elf3 gene encoding ETS-related transcription factor Elf-3 isoform X1, which produces MAATCELSNILTNVMSTMYQTEESQHILCHGPLLGVQLPSEVLAHSSWYTVLPQLWTKNHVLEWISYHVEKTNYDASTLNMSFCSMDGSELSRLSRESFLSIFGPLGDHLYRSLRELSGFDDELNSLFNDISDILPIDDGSQSLLETVRFGTTLESNLSHLEDKESYDALNLLVNSSSWSDLGYESGPTSPDSLDSSSAASLRFQIPRSPDSGGSDSDIDCTDVKPTIMPESFVKTERSDCKPYKRGRGRPRKMSRGAVDCLEVKKSKHSPRGTHLWEFIRDILIYPELNNGLMKWEDRTEGVFKFLKSEAVAQLWGQKKKNSSMTYEKLSRAMRYYYKREILERVDGRRLVYKFGKNSSGWKLGEVAVHS; this is translated from the exons ATGGCGGCCACATGCGAACTGAGCAACATCCTCACCAACGTGATGAGCACCATGTACCAGACAGAGGAGTCACAGCATATTCTGTGTCACGGACCACTGCTGGGAGTCCAGCTTCCCAGTGAGGTGCTAG CTCACAGCAGCTGGTATACTGTTCTTCCTCAACTTTGGACTAAGAACCATGTGCTGGAGTGGATCAGCTATCATGTTGAGAAGACCAACTATGATGCCAGCACCTTGAACATGTCCTTCTGCAGCATGGATGGCAGTGAGCTGAGTCGCCTTTCCCGAGAATCCTTTCTCAGTATATTTGGGCCACTTGGTGATCACCTGTACCGCAGTCTGCGTGAGCTCAGTG GCTTTGATGATGAGCTCAATTCCCTCTTTAATGACATCAGTGATATCCTCCCAATAGACGATGGCAGCCAGAGTCTGCTTGAGACTGTCAGATTTGGGACAA CCCTGGAGTCCAACCTCAGTCACCTGGAGGACAAAGAGTCTTATGATGCCCTTAATCTACTAGTCAACTCGTCTTCATGGAGCGACCTTGGGTATGAGTCTGGTCCCACCTCTCCAGACAGCCTCGACAGCTCTAGCGCAG CATCCTTGAGGTTTCAGATACCTCGTTCTCCAGACTCCGGTGGAAGTGACTCAGATATTGACTGCACAGATGTCAAGCCAACAATCATGCCAG AATCCTTTGTGAAGACTGAGAGAAGCGACTGCAAACCATATAAAAGAGGGAGGGGAAGGCCCCGCAAGATGAGCCGGGGTGCAGTGGATTGTCTAGAGGTGAAGAAGAGCAAGCATT ctccaagaggaaCTCACTTGTGGGAGTTTATCCGGGACATTCTCATCTACCCAGAACTGAACAACGGGCTCATGAAATGGGAGGACCGCACTGAGGGGGTCTTTAAATTTCTCAAGTCGGAGGCTGTAGCACAGCTGTGGgggcagaagaagaagaacagcagcatgaCGTATGAGAAGCTCAGCCGGGCAATGAG GTACTACTACAAGAGGGAGATCCTGGAGCGTGTGGATGGCCGCAGACTGGTGTACAAGTTTGGCAAGAATTCCAGCGGCTGGAAGCTGGGAGAGGTGGCTGTGCACAGCTAG